A region from the Xanthocytophaga agilis genome encodes:
- a CDS encoding TPM domain-containing protein, with product MFTEEEKQRIVASIQDAERNTSGEVKVHVERHCTSEPIQRAAEVFVQLEMNRTKLQNGVLFYIALEDHKFAILGDSGIDAVVPANFWENIKEIMRGFFRQGKIADGLVAGIEQAGQQLKSHFPYQSNDVNELSDDISFGE from the coding sequence ATGTTTACAGAAGAAGAAAAACAACGCATTGTTGCCTCTATTCAGGATGCTGAACGAAATACTTCAGGCGAGGTAAAAGTGCATGTGGAACGTCATTGTACTTCAGAGCCTATACAACGTGCTGCAGAAGTCTTTGTTCAGTTGGAGATGAACCGTACCAAGTTGCAGAATGGAGTATTATTCTATATCGCTCTGGAGGATCATAAGTTTGCGATTCTGGGAGATTCAGGTATCGATGCAGTTGTTCCTGCTAACTTCTGGGAAAATATAAAAGAAATCATGCGTGGATTTTTCCGTCAGGGCAAGATTGCAGATGGATTAGTTGCTGGAATTGAACAGGCTGGACAACAATTAAAATCGCATTTCCCGTATCAGTCAAATGACGTAAACGAACTTTCTGATGATATTTCATTTGGTGAATAA
- a CDS encoding LemA family protein: MKNIGLIAVIAIVLIALMGGCSTYNGLVEKQENVNSKWAQVQNVYQRRADLIPNLVNTVKGAANFEKTTLESVIQARANATRPEINLNSDQLTPENVQRFQQAQDALSSSLSRLLVVSEQYPELKANENFKELQAQLEGTENRITVERQNFNNAVQDYSISRRKFPNNIFAGLFGFGEKGYFQAQTGADKAPTVQF; this comes from the coding sequence ATGAAAAATATTGGCCTTATTGCCGTAATTGCTATTGTTTTAATTGCCCTCATGGGCGGATGTAGTACCTATAATGGTCTGGTAGAAAAACAGGAAAATGTTAATAGTAAATGGGCGCAGGTGCAAAACGTATATCAGCGTCGTGCCGATTTGATTCCAAATCTGGTGAATACAGTAAAAGGGGCTGCGAATTTTGAAAAGACTACCCTTGAATCAGTAATTCAGGCACGTGCCAATGCAACCCGTCCTGAAATAAATCTGAACTCAGACCAGCTTACACCTGAAAATGTTCAACGTTTTCAGCAAGCACAGGATGCATTGAGTTCGTCGTTAAGCCGATTGTTAGTGGTATCAGAGCAATATCCTGAGTTGAAGGCAAACGAGAATTTTAAAGAGTTACAGGCTCAATTGGAAGGTACAGAAAATAGGATTACCGTAGAACGGCAAAACTTTAATAATGCTGTACAGGACTATTCTATCTCACGACGTAAATTTCCAAATAATATATTTGCTGGATTATTTGGATTTGGTGAGAAGGGATATTTTCAGGCACAAACTGGTGCAGATAAAGCACCAACTGTCCAATTCTGA
- a CDS encoding leucine-rich repeat domain-containing protein has translation MKYISLFTLAASLFVMTAATTPTAKEYYQAGMENLKKQNFVEAIGRFTEAVSEDPSYADAFYQRARAKEMLAKQKGYTDSQHYGDLLQAMRLGNKEAAKDIQEGYAGECVSGLAHDLRPEEVFCLDASSANLKSTPEKLTQMKNLIQLSVGDNELKDINGILANNQTLLFLDARQNQIETLSADIKKLTYLQELNLRDNQLTQLPAEIKELKNLRTLTLTGNPIEDSEKDKIREMLPKCNVYFGENEAIAKTKSNAKFRPARKATEMQATKKAPKRL, from the coding sequence ATGAAATACATTTCTCTTTTTACTCTTGCAGCCAGCTTGTTTGTCATGACAGCTGCTACTACGCCAACTGCCAAAGAATATTATCAGGCAGGTATGGAAAATCTGAAGAAACAGAATTTTGTGGAAGCCATTGGCAGATTCACAGAGGCTGTCAGCGAAGATCCATCGTATGCTGACGCTTTTTATCAACGTGCAAGAGCCAAAGAAATGTTGGCCAAACAAAAAGGGTATACCGACAGTCAGCATTATGGCGATTTATTACAGGCAATGCGTCTGGGAAATAAAGAGGCTGCGAAAGATATACAGGAAGGTTATGCTGGAGAATGTGTATCAGGCCTGGCTCATGATCTTCGTCCTGAAGAGGTATTTTGTCTGGATGCAAGTAGTGCTAACCTGAAAAGTACACCTGAAAAACTAACTCAGATGAAAAATCTGATTCAACTTAGTGTAGGTGACAACGAATTAAAAGATATCAATGGTATTCTGGCAAATAACCAAACACTTTTGTTTCTGGATGCTCGCCAAAACCAAATTGAAACCCTATCTGCAGATATCAAAAAATTGACTTATTTACAGGAGTTAAATCTACGTGATAATCAGCTTACTCAATTGCCTGCAGAAATAAAAGAATTGAAAAATCTACGTACATTAACTCTTACTGGCAACCCTATTGAAGATAGTGAGAAAGATAAAATCAGAGAGATGCTGCCAAAATGCAATGTATACTTTGGTGAAAACGAAGCAATTGCCAAAACAAAATCAAATGCCAAGTTTCGTCCGGCTCGTAAAGCCACTGAAATGCAAGCAACTAAAAAAGCACCTAAAAGATTGTAA
- a CDS encoding fasciclin domain-containing protein: MRKLFLPVIALLVCISVMQVWGQNLATVKKKPVMRVQAPEDIVKTLTNNAGFVSLTKAIKAADFTGALSQAGPFTIFAPTDEAFSQITAFPEWLQPDNKEKLASILKYHVVQGKLMASELRDGQTIPTLNGEELTVSVLNGKVLINGAEITQPNMMAANGVIHVVNRVVLPGANLGNK; encoded by the coding sequence ATGAGAAAACTATTTCTACCAGTAATAGCGCTTCTGGTTTGTATATCCGTAATGCAGGTATGGGGACAAAATCTGGCAACTGTTAAAAAGAAGCCAGTCATGAGGGTTCAGGCACCTGAAGATATAGTAAAGACACTGACAAATAATGCAGGGTTTGTATCATTAACTAAAGCAATTAAAGCTGCAGACTTCACAGGTGCACTTAGTCAGGCAGGTCCTTTTACCATATTTGCACCAACAGATGAGGCATTTAGTCAGATTACAGCTTTTCCAGAATGGCTACAACCAGATAACAAAGAAAAGCTGGCATCAATTTTAAAATATCATGTTGTTCAGGGAAAATTGATGGCCAGTGAGCTCCGTGACGGTCAGACTATTCCTACATTAAATGGTGAAGAACTCACTGTTTCAGTACTGAATGGTAAAGTTTTGATTAATGGCGCGGAGATAACTCAACCCAATATGATGGCAGCTAATGGGGTAATTCATGTCGTAAACCGAGTAGTATTACCGGGAGCCAATCTGGGTAACAAGTAG
- a CDS encoding M20 family metallo-hydrolase: MIHTLSQAQEAIALLKKLIAIPSFSKQEDKTGDCIASFLEEKGIPFQRVKNNIWATNKYFDSQKPTILLNSHHDTVKPNASYTLDPFDPVEKDGRLYGLGSNDAGGCLVSLISTFLYFYEKSDLKYNFVLATTAEEEISGREGLEMIIPHLPPIDFAIVGEPTQMQMAVAEKGLLVVDCVTRGKAGHAARNEGENAIYKAMRDIEWIRNYEFPEVSEMLGPIKMTVTIIQAGSQHNVVPDTCTFTVDVRTTDKYSNEDVLLVLKNGLLSEVNARSVRLKPSSIPLDHPIVEAGKSLGLTTYGSPTTSDQALLDVPSLKMGPGDSARSHSADEFIYLEEIEKGIERYIEILEKIV, translated from the coding sequence ATGATTCATACACTTTCGCAGGCGCAGGAAGCTATTGCTTTACTGAAAAAGCTTATAGCAATTCCCTCATTTTCAAAGCAGGAAGACAAGACAGGTGATTGCATAGCCAGTTTTTTAGAAGAGAAAGGTATTCCCTTTCAACGTGTTAAGAATAATATCTGGGCAACGAATAAATATTTTGACTCACAAAAGCCAACAATTCTGTTGAACTCTCATCATGATACTGTTAAACCTAATGCTTCCTATACATTAGACCCGTTTGATCCAGTTGAGAAAGATGGTAGGTTATATGGTTTAGGAAGCAATGATGCAGGTGGATGTTTGGTTTCTCTGATATCTACTTTCCTTTATTTTTATGAAAAATCAGATCTCAAATACAACTTTGTATTAGCTACGACTGCTGAGGAAGAAATTTCAGGGAGAGAAGGGTTAGAGATGATTATTCCTCATCTACCTCCTATTGATTTTGCTATTGTGGGTGAGCCTACTCAAATGCAGATGGCAGTTGCTGAAAAAGGTCTTTTGGTAGTAGATTGTGTTACACGAGGTAAGGCAGGGCATGCAGCCCGAAACGAAGGAGAAAATGCCATTTATAAAGCCATGAGGGATATTGAATGGATACGTAACTACGAGTTTCCTGAAGTGTCCGAGATGCTGGGGCCAATTAAAATGACTGTCACAATTATACAAGCTGGTTCACAACACAATGTGGTGCCAGATACTTGTACTTTTACTGTCGATGTACGAACTACAGATAAGTATAGTAATGAAGATGTGTTGCTGGTATTGAAAAATGGACTTTTGTCCGAAGTAAATGCCCGTTCTGTACGATTAAAGCCATCTAGTATCCCTTTGGACCATCCTATTGTAGAAGCTGGGAAAAGTTTAGGACTTACCACCTATGGGTCACCAACTACTTCAGATCAGGCATTACTGGATGTTCCTAGTCTTAAAATGGGCCCGGGAGATTCAGCTCGGTCTCATTCAGCTGATGAATTTATTTACCTGGAAGAGATCGAAAAAGGAATTGAAAGATATATTGAAATTTTGGAAAAGATTGTTTAG
- a CDS encoding YdeI/OmpD-associated family protein — protein MITFSAVLQKFASKGEKTGWTYIELPVEVTESLKPGIRQAFRVKGKLDNFPIKSVSLIPMGEGTFIMAINASMRKGIQKEKGAIVQMSLEVDDDPLPESADLLACLEDEPNALDFFNQLTRGHQNYFYNWIESAKTPQTKADRIAKSIRGLAMGMGYGEMIRYFKNQNSQS, from the coding sequence ATGATTACATTTTCTGCTGTTTTACAGAAGTTTGCCAGTAAAGGTGAAAAGACCGGATGGACGTATATTGAGTTACCTGTAGAGGTTACAGAAAGTTTAAAGCCTGGCATACGACAAGCTTTTCGGGTCAAAGGAAAACTGGATAATTTTCCAATTAAGTCCGTCTCATTGATTCCAATGGGAGAAGGTACTTTTATCATGGCAATCAATGCTAGTATGCGCAAGGGAATTCAGAAAGAAAAAGGTGCAATCGTACAGATGTCCCTTGAGGTAGATGACGACCCTTTACCTGAGTCGGCAGATTTATTGGCTTGTCTGGAAGACGAGCCCAACGCACTGGACTTTTTTAATCAGTTAACCAGAGGGCATCAAAATTATTTCTATAATTGGATTGAAAGCGCCAAAACACCTCAGACAAAAGCAGATCGCATTGCAAAAAGTATTCGTGGCTTAGCTATGGGTATGGGTTATGGAGAGATGATACGTTATTTTAAAAACCAGAACTCTCAATCATAA
- the argB gene encoding acetylglutamate kinase, translating into MSKVYVIKIGGNVIDNPVATQKFLSDFASIKESKILVHGGGKIATQVAEKLGVTTQMIDGRRITDEPMLDVVTMVYGGLVNKKVVAQLQALKCNAIGLMGADAGVILAKKRPVGVIDYGFAGDIEQVNATQLLAFINQDLTPIVAPLTVDAQGQILNTNADTMASAIATALAKAGAEVNLVYCFEKKGVLLNPEDNDSVIADINKEKYAQLKADGIVSKGMIPKLDNAFAALNEGVKEVHIIHADNVHAQSGTKLTL; encoded by the coding sequence ATGAGTAAAGTATATGTAATCAAAATAGGTGGTAATGTAATTGATAATCCTGTTGCCACACAGAAGTTTTTATCTGATTTCGCCTCTATTAAAGAGAGCAAGATTCTGGTTCATGGAGGTGGGAAAATAGCAACTCAGGTAGCAGAGAAACTGGGTGTCACTACACAAATGATTGATGGACGCCGTATTACAGATGAGCCTATGCTGGATGTAGTAACCATGGTATATGGGGGATTGGTAAATAAGAAGGTGGTTGCACAATTACAGGCATTGAAGTGTAATGCTATTGGACTGATGGGCGCTGATGCAGGAGTAATTTTAGCTAAAAAGCGGCCTGTTGGGGTAATTGACTATGGATTTGCAGGTGATATCGAACAGGTAAATGCTACGCAATTACTAGCTTTCATTAATCAGGATCTCACGCCTATTGTTGCTCCACTTACAGTTGATGCGCAAGGGCAGATATTAAATACAAATGCAGATACTATGGCGTCTGCCATTGCAACGGCATTAGCTAAAGCAGGAGCAGAGGTAAATCTTGTGTATTGTTTTGAGAAAAAAGGAGTTCTGCTGAATCCTGAAGATAATGATTCTGTTATTGCAGACATCAATAAAGAAAAATATGCACAGTTAAAAGCGGATGGAATTGTGTCTAAAGGAATGATTCCTAAACTCGATAATGCATTTGCTGCATTAAATGAGGGTGTGAAAGAAGTGCATATCATCCATGCTGATAATGTTCATGCACAATCGGGTACTAAACTGACCCTATAA
- a CDS encoding N-acetylornithine carbamoyltransferase, which produces MKNFISLADVSDPKALVQEAIQLKKNPFADKALGKNKTIGLLFFNSSLRTRLSTQKAAQNLGMEVMVMNVNQDSWGLEMMDGVVMNGDKAEHVKEAAAVIGQYCDIIAVRSFAELKDRNADYQEIVINKFKQYAGVPIVNLESATRHPLQSLADCITIEEYKTKPRPKVVLTWAPHFKSLPQAVANSFSEWMNVWDVDFVVTHPEGYDLAPEFVGNAQVVYNQREAFEGADFIYTKNWSSYKDYGKVLTQNPDWMITMDKMRLTNNGKFMHCLPVRRNLKVTDEVLDSPQSIVIPQAGNRVWSAQVVLKQILSGL; this is translated from the coding sequence TTGAAAAACTTTATTTCCCTCGCTGATGTATCTGACCCGAAAGCATTGGTGCAGGAAGCCATTCAGCTCAAGAAAAATCCATTTGCAGACAAAGCATTGGGTAAGAACAAAACCATCGGCCTGTTATTTTTTAATTCTAGTTTACGAACACGTCTGAGTACTCAGAAAGCAGCGCAGAATCTGGGTATGGAGGTAATGGTAATGAATGTAAATCAGGATTCCTGGGGATTGGAGATGATGGATGGTGTGGTAATGAATGGAGATAAAGCTGAACATGTAAAAGAAGCGGCAGCTGTAATTGGTCAATATTGTGATATCATTGCTGTTCGGTCTTTTGCAGAATTAAAGGATCGGAATGCTGACTATCAGGAAATAGTCATTAATAAATTTAAACAGTATGCAGGTGTCCCTATTGTTAATCTGGAGTCTGCTACCCGACACCCATTGCAATCATTGGCAGACTGTATCACTATCGAAGAATACAAAACTAAGCCACGCCCTAAAGTAGTGCTTACCTGGGCTCCGCATTTTAAATCACTGCCTCAGGCTGTTGCCAACTCATTTTCAGAATGGATGAATGTATGGGATGTGGACTTTGTGGTGACTCATCCGGAAGGATATGATCTGGCACCTGAATTTGTGGGCAATGCACAGGTGGTTTATAATCAACGAGAAGCTTTTGAAGGAGCAGATTTTATCTATACTAAAAACTGGTCATCATACAAAGACTATGGTAAAGTGCTTACACAAAATCCAGATTGGATGATTACAATGGACAAAATGCGATTAACCAATAATGGTAAATTCATGCATTGCTTACCTGTACGCCGCAATTTGAAAGTAACAGATGAGGTGTTAGATAGCCCACAGTCTATTGTTATCCCTCAGGCAGGTAATAGAGTATGGTCAGCACAGGTAGTATTAAAGCAAATTCTATCTGGACTCTAA
- a CDS encoding aspartate aminotransferase family protein, with product MDLFNVYPLYDIEPVKAQGSYVWDATGQKYLDLYGGHAVISIGHTHPHYVQKLTEQLNKIGFYSNSVQIPIQTELAEKLGKLSGYEDYHLFLINSGAEANENALKLASFYNGRKKIIAFKKSFHGRTAGAVAATDNPAIAAPINPTDHVHFIPFNDIEALENVMNEEVCAIIVEGIQGVGGINVTSGEFLQKARELCDKFGSVLIVDSVQCGYGRSGKFFSHQHYDVQPDLITTAKGMGNGFPIGGLLIHPKFKAIHGMLGTTFGGNHLACAAGIAVLDVMKQENLVENAAVVGNYLMDNVKGLPGVKEVRGRGLMIGIETEEPVEVVRKKLLFEHHIFTGYAGKHTLRLLPSLALTKTEVDIFLEAFSKIVKAENVGV from the coding sequence ATGGATTTATTTAATGTATATCCGCTGTATGATATTGAGCCTGTGAAAGCACAGGGAAGCTATGTTTGGGATGCTACAGGACAGAAATACCTTGATCTCTATGGGGGACATGCTGTAATTTCTATTGGGCATACACATCCTCACTATGTTCAGAAACTAACTGAACAACTCAATAAAATTGGCTTTTACTCAAATTCTGTACAGATTCCGATTCAGACAGAGCTTGCAGAGAAGTTAGGAAAGCTGTCAGGTTATGAGGATTATCATTTGTTTCTGATAAACTCTGGTGCTGAGGCCAATGAGAATGCATTGAAACTGGCTTCTTTTTACAATGGTCGTAAAAAAATCATTGCATTCAAGAAATCTTTTCATGGACGCACAGCAGGCGCTGTAGCCGCCACAGATAATCCAGCTATTGCTGCACCTATCAATCCTACTGACCATGTGCACTTCATTCCATTTAATGATATTGAAGCGTTGGAAAATGTAATGAACGAAGAGGTTTGTGCAATCATTGTAGAAGGTATTCAGGGTGTTGGAGGTATCAATGTGACTAGTGGTGAGTTTCTGCAAAAAGCCCGTGAACTATGTGATAAATTTGGTTCTGTACTGATTGTGGATAGTGTGCAATGTGGATATGGACGTAGCGGGAAATTCTTTTCTCACCAACATTATGATGTACAACCAGATTTGATCACTACTGCCAAAGGGATGGGTAATGGGTTTCCGATTGGAGGACTACTAATTCATCCTAAGTTCAAGGCCATACATGGTATGTTGGGAACCACTTTTGGAGGTAACCATCTAGCTTGTGCTGCCGGTATTGCTGTATTGGATGTGATGAAGCAGGAAAACCTGGTTGAGAATGCCGCTGTTGTAGGTAATTATCTGATGGACAATGTAAAAGGTCTTCCAGGTGTGAAAGAAGTACGTGGGCGTGGGTTAATGATAGGAATTGAGACAGAAGAACCTGTAGAAGTAGTGCGTAAGAAACTTTTGTTTGAACACCATATCTTTACAGGATATGCAGGCAAGCATACACTTCGTTTGTTACCGTCACTTGCATTAACAAAAACAGAGGTGGATATTTTCCTGGAAGCTTTTTCTAAAATAGTAAAGGCAGAAAATGTAGGAGTATAA
- the argC gene encoding N-acetyl-gamma-glutamyl-phosphate reductase, giving the protein MKKIKVGIIGGAGYTGGELIRILLSHPNAEIAYVHSKSSAGKPLYSVHNDLIGETDLTFAESFQGSVDVVFLCVGHGEAKVFLADNPAILQTKVIDLSQDFRDESNGFVYGLPELNKARIQKAQHIANPGCFATAIQLALLPLAKNGLLKEDVHISAITGSTGAGQKLADTVHFTWRNNNISVYKAFTHQHLKEIRQSLTLLQSDFSEKIRFIPYRGNFTRGILASVYTTFDGTLEQAKKYFSDFYQNHPFTHVVDSEIDVKLVTNTNKCLLHLEQHEDQLLITSVIDNLTKGASGQAVQNMNLLFGLDEKTGLGLKPVAF; this is encoded by the coding sequence ATGAAAAAGATTAAAGTAGGTATTATAGGAGGAGCAGGCTATACAGGAGGGGAATTGATTCGGATTTTGCTAAGCCATCCTAATGCAGAGATTGCCTATGTACATAGTAAAAGTTCAGCAGGGAAACCTCTGTACTCAGTACACAATGACCTGATTGGAGAAACAGACCTGACATTTGCTGAGAGCTTTCAAGGATCTGTAGATGTAGTATTTTTGTGTGTTGGACATGGCGAAGCCAAAGTATTTCTGGCTGATAATCCTGCTATTTTGCAAACTAAGGTTATTGATCTTAGCCAGGATTTTCGGGATGAATCTAACGGGTTTGTATATGGACTGCCTGAACTAAATAAGGCTCGTATCCAGAAAGCACAACATATTGCTAATCCAGGTTGTTTTGCTACTGCTATTCAACTAGCTCTGTTACCTCTGGCGAAGAATGGTTTATTGAAAGAGGATGTACATATTAGTGCTATTACAGGAAGTACTGGAGCTGGGCAGAAACTGGCAGATACTGTACACTTTACCTGGAGAAATAATAATATCTCTGTATATAAAGCATTTACACATCAGCATTTGAAAGAAATCCGTCAGAGTCTGACACTGCTGCAGAGTGATTTCTCCGAAAAAATCCGGTTCATTCCCTATAGAGGAAACTTTACCCGTGGAATTCTGGCAAGTGTGTATACAACATTTGATGGAACACTGGAGCAGGCTAAAAAGTATTTTAGCGATTTCTATCAAAATCATCCATTTACACATGTTGTAGACAGCGAAATCGATGTAAAGCTTGTTACTAATACCAATAAATGTTTACTGCATCTGGAGCAACACGAAGATCAGTTACTGATAACCAGTGTTATTGATAATCTGACAAAAGGGGCATCCGGACAAGCTGTTCAGAATATGAATCTGTTATTTGGCTTGGATGAAAAAACAGGACTTGGTCTAAAGCCTGTGGCATTTTAA
- the argG gene encoding argininosuccinate synthase: MAKKVVLAFSGGLDTSYCVKYLSEEKGMEVHSVLVDTGGFSDEELINIENRAKTLGVKSHKTVNVVNEYYEKCLKYLVFGNVLKNNTYPLSVSAERMFQALAVAEYARSINAEAIAHGSTGAGNDQVRFDVVFRILVPNVEIITPIRDMRLSREAEIEYLKAKGVEQDWTKAAYSINKGIWGTSVGGKETLTSNQYLPESAFPTQLTKTDAEQVDLYFEKGELKGINSEKFANPVDAIKKLQEIAGPFAIGRDIHVGDTIIGIKGRVGFEAAAPLVIIKAHHTLEKHVLTKGQLYWKEQLGNWYGTMVHEGQFLEPVARNIETFLADTQENVTGTVHVQLSPYRFYVIGIQSEHDLMSAKFGSYGEMNNAWTGDDVRGFSKIMSNQTMIYHKVNEE; this comes from the coding sequence ATGGCAAAAAAAGTAGTATTGGCCTTCAGTGGTGGTTTAGATACCTCCTATTGTGTAAAATACCTTTCAGAAGAGAAAGGTATGGAAGTTCATTCTGTTCTGGTTGATACAGGCGGTTTCTCGGATGAGGAATTGATAAATATTGAAAATCGTGCAAAGACATTGGGGGTAAAGAGTCATAAGACTGTAAATGTGGTGAATGAGTATTATGAGAAGTGTCTGAAATACCTGGTTTTTGGAAATGTACTGAAAAATAATACTTATCCGCTTTCTGTAAGTGCAGAGCGTATGTTTCAGGCATTAGCAGTAGCCGAATATGCGCGTAGCATCAATGCTGAAGCTATTGCACATGGTAGCACAGGTGCCGGTAATGATCAGGTGCGTTTTGATGTGGTGTTCCGTATTCTGGTTCCAAATGTAGAAATTATCACTCCTATTCGGGATATGCGTTTATCACGTGAGGCAGAGATTGAATACCTGAAGGCGAAAGGTGTAGAACAAGACTGGACTAAAGCTGCTTACTCTATTAATAAAGGTATTTGGGGTACATCTGTAGGCGGTAAAGAAACACTGACATCAAATCAATATCTCCCAGAATCTGCTTTCCCTACACAACTTACCAAAACAGATGCAGAGCAGGTTGATCTGTATTTCGAAAAAGGAGAATTGAAAGGTATCAATAGCGAAAAGTTCGCAAATCCGGTAGATGCTATTAAAAAATTACAGGAGATTGCGGGACCATTTGCTATTGGACGTGATATACATGTGGGTGATACCATCATTGGTATTAAAGGACGTGTAGGATTTGAAGCTGCAGCTCCTTTAGTTATTATTAAAGCGCATCACACACTGGAAAAACATGTGCTAACAAAAGGTCAGTTATACTGGAAAGAGCAGTTGGGTAACTGGTATGGAACAATGGTACATGAAGGCCAGTTTCTGGAACCAGTAGCACGTAATATTGAGACTTTCTTAGCAGATACTCAAGAAAATGTAACTGGAACAGTACATGTACAACTGTCTCCTTACCGCTTCTATGTAATTGGTATTCAATCAGAGCATGATCTGATGTCTGCAAAGTTTGGTAGCTATGGTGAGATGAACAATGCATGGACAGGTGATGATGTTCGTGGTTTCTCTAAGATCATGTCAAATCAGACTATGATTTACCACAAGGTAAATGAGGAATAA
- a CDS encoding GNAT family N-acetyltransferase — MNQYTIQTAKYEHLALAEEICRHMEESAKARGTGIAKRSPDYIKKKMLEGKAVVATDKQGNFVGFCYIESWGHGKFVANSGLIVHPDHRKSGIAKDIKKEIFKLTRSKYPESKIFGITTSLAVMKINSALGYEPVPFSELTDDDEFWKGCSSCVNYDVLTRTNRKMCICTGMLYDPAEAEKKERESKWNFNVKTKVYERWLRLKESVLSKFRNKNGNGNNNGGNTEESKLVPMPEIKKPVEREKILVYSAIIAAIAALIKSIFE; from the coding sequence ATGAATCAATACACTATCCAGACAGCTAAATATGAACATCTTGCTTTAGCTGAGGAAATATGCCGGCATATGGAAGAAAGTGCCAAAGCCCGTGGAACCGGAATTGCCAAACGGTCACCAGACTACATCAAAAAGAAGATGTTGGAGGGAAAAGCAGTAGTTGCAACTGACAAACAAGGCAATTTTGTAGGATTCTGTTACATTGAGAGTTGGGGGCATGGAAAGTTTGTTGCCAATTCAGGTTTGATTGTACATCCGGATCACCGCAAAAGTGGCATTGCAAAAGACATTAAGAAAGAAATATTCAAACTTACCCGCAGTAAATACCCAGAATCAAAAATATTTGGTATTACTACCAGTCTGGCAGTAATGAAAATCAACTCAGCTTTGGGATACGAACCAGTTCCTTTTAGTGAGCTAACAGATGATGATGAATTCTGGAAAGGGTGTTCCAGCTGTGTAAACTACGACGTATTAACTCGTACAAACCGGAAGATGTGTATCTGTACAGGTATGTTGTATGATCCGGCTGAAGCTGAGAAGAAAGAGCGGGAGTCAAAATGGAATTTCAACGTAAAAACGAAGGTTTACGAGCGTTGGTTGCGTCTGAAAGAATCTGTTTTGTCTAAATTTCGTAATAAAAACGGAAATGGAAACAACAATGGTGGAAATACAGAAGAATCCAAGTTGGTTCCGATGCCTGAAATCAAGAAGCCTGTTGAAAGAGAGAAGATTCTGGTATATTCTGCGATCATAGCTGCAATTGCTGCTTTAATCAAATCTATATTTGAGTAG
- a CDS encoding peroxiredoxin — MATLRLGDVAPNFQAETTQGPIDFYEWAGDSWVVFFSHPKDYTPVCTTELGAASRIYDEFTKRNAKIIALSVDSLESHKGWVPDINETQNTVVNYPIIADSDRKIADLYDMIHPNASDSFTVRSVFIIGPDHKVKLTITYPASTGRNFAEILRVLDSLQLTANYSVATPANWEHGQDVIITAAVKDEDADVKFPKGYTKIKPYLRVTPQPNL, encoded by the coding sequence ATGGCAACATTAAGACTGGGAGATGTAGCTCCTAATTTTCAGGCTGAAACAACTCAGGGCCCAATTGACTTTTATGAGTGGGCAGGAGACAGTTGGGTAGTATTTTTCTCACACCCCAAAGATTATACACCTGTATGTACTACAGAACTTGGTGCTGCTTCTCGCATTTATGATGAGTTTACCAAACGCAATGCAAAGATTATTGCATTGAGTGTAGATAGTCTGGAGTCACACAAAGGGTGGGTACCTGATATCAACGAAACCCAGAATACAGTTGTTAACTATCCTATCATCGCAGATTCAGATCGTAAAATTGCTGATCTGTATGATATGATCCATCCAAATGCATCAGATAGCTTTACGGTACGATCTGTATTTATCATTGGACCTGATCACAAAGTTAAGTTGACCATCACCTATCCTGCCTCTACCGGACGCAATTTTGCTGAGATTCTACGGGTGTTGGACTCATTGCAACTGACTGCAAATTATAGTGTTGCCACACCTGCTAACTGGGAACACGGTCAGGATGTAATTATTACAGCTGCAGTAAAAGATGAAGATGCAGATGTGAAATTCCCAAAAGGATACACTAAGATTAAGCCTTATCTTCGGGTTACTCCACAACCTAACTTGTAA